Genomic window (Argopecten irradians isolate NY chromosome 2, Ai_NY, whole genome shotgun sequence):
aaattaatattttgcaatttaaattttcaaataattttataaaaaaaatttaataaaattgatttttttttttaattgacaaTAGCACACTGTATCTCCAGTAACGGAGAACCCGAAGACAGAGGAGATGTCCGCTACACAGTCCTATAAGGAAGTACCAAACGATCCAGAATTGACTATTCCTGACGACGTAAGAAAAGAAACAGCAATAGCGATTACAATCACAGATGGTGAAATACCGGAGGCAACCACGCCGGACAAGTTGGGGATTTCAGAATTTATAGCAAAATACAAAAGCCTCTTCGTCAAGGCAACCAAAGTCACCATAGCGGGACTGTTTTTGGTGTATGTTGGTTACTGTATGACAGTTGAATTCGGTTCCGAAAGCTCTCTGAGACTTCTTATTGGAACTATATTGGTTTATCTATATCTGACGTGGAAGTTACTACAGAAATGGGAAGGATTTTCGAACATTTACGCTGATCTTAAACAACTGAAATGCCAGGGAAGGATACAAATGAAAATAAGGAAATATATCCGTTGGTAAGTTTCTGATAACCATCAGACCTCAACTAACCATAATTCAATCAAGTATTGAtggcgttttttttttaatttcatgggGTGTGAAAAACATtgcttatatttttttctgatatcttaataaaataaaatacacttCGATGTTTTGATTTGTATTGAATCCAATTTTGATTTTCGCGTCATTCCCGTTTTTTCCATTAGAAAGCTAAATcaagtatgaaaataaagaaaaacaatataagaTGATTTTGAAACTGATACAGACGCCCCGTAGAACCATGAAATACTGAAGTATATTTTTAGCTGTTACACCACTTGAACATTTGACGAACATGACTACAATGTGTACAGAAGGTACAGCAAGAGTCAATCTAGACGATAGTATACCGCTCTTGGTCCGACTTATATCCATTAGTAAGGAAAGTGGTCAAACTAAAAAACATTTAGAATACAGAGTAGttaaagtataaaataaatcataaaaagtATACGTACCAACTACATCCTTGCCATTTCCCTATACtttgaaacatattttgaaagGTTAAGTGTAAATATCATACTAGTCATCGAAACGTCACCATGAGATATTCACTGACTGTGTAATTAATATCATTACACATatgattaatatatttacagGATTATAAATGTAGCCATTAACTGCAAAAAGAGACTTAAAACAActttgaaatttatatatattacacactCCTTTGATGGTAAGGGACAACAGACTTAACAGGAATAAAGACAACACAAACGGGCACTTGGGATGGAACTATTAATACTGAAATACTGATATGATGGGTAAAAACCCAATTTGGTAATAAAAGATAGTGATacgacaaaaccacaaaaacatGATATAAGAAAGATGGATTAATTCCATAATAAACTATATGTccctatacaatataacaatttaCATAGTCTTGTTCAACACTTTTTATACGTCTGtttatatttccatatttaaCGCCTCCGGCGAGCAACTTTGCTACCCTAATGACGTAATATACGTTTCTTTCTTCTAAAGAGTGTCTGAATACTCTTGGCTAGCGAAGCCGAAATGCTGTTTTTGTTgctaaaaatacattataaatatatgaattcAGCAATATGTTTGCGCATTTTTATATCATGATTACAGGGGCCTCTACATCGCCATGCTGGTGCTCATAGGGTCATTGGTAGGAACTGCCGTTGCCAAGGGTAACTACAGAAATCTGGTATCGCTTGGTGGCCTTGTGGCCTTCCTTCTTCTGCTATATGTGACTTCCTTGGATCGCGCAAATGtaaggaaataaagaaaagaaaacctCTTTAATCATTTCACTTTTCTTCCTGAGGTCTATTTACAtcattatatgacataattGAAATGGGTAAACAACAAATCTTATCTGCCAATGCTTACAGTCGAAATTATTAACATAAATTAAAGGCTTtgcatgttgttttaatgggggggggggagaaaaaaaaactatgacagCTTTAAGCAACACTTCTTGTAAAGGTACAgtataactttacaaaatatCATAGCCTTGGATTTGATGCTCCATAGTACCTGTTTTTATTTCTTGGTGTTCCATATTACTTGTGCTTATTTCTTTGGTGTTCCATATTACCTGTATTTATTTCTTGGTGTTCCATATTACCTGTGTGTAGATTTCTTTGATGCTCCATATTACCTGTGTTTATTTCTTTGATGCTCCATATTACCTGGGTTTTTATCATCACATTTAGGTATCATGGCACGCTGTGTTTTGGGGGTTCGGAATTCAATTCATCATGGCCATATTTGTACTGTACACGAGTGGCGGGAAGGAAGCTGTCATCTGGTGTAGCACGCGCCTTAGTGAACTACTCGCGCACTCCAGTAAAGGCTCAGAATTTGTTTTCGGCAAAGATTACatgcaattttattttgcttttagtgtaagttatttattttttattaagtgTGTGTTTTTTACGTTGTAGGGACCCTGTATGTACAACTTACTGGGTTATCAATACTTTCTTTTTACACATATATTTTACCGACGGTTATATTCTTCGTTTCAATGGTTGTATATAAAGTTTAGCGACAGTTATGTTCTCTGTTTCCATagttacatatacattattatatagatTTTACCGAcggttataatatttttttccatggttacatatagGTTTTAGCGACGGTTATATTCGTTTGTTTCCATAATTACTGTATACACAGAAATAACCGACGGTTATATTctttgtttccatggttacatatagGTTTTACCGACGattataatatttgtttcaATGGTTACATATAGGCTTTAGCGACAGTTAAATTCGTTTGTTTCCATAATTACTGTATACACAGTAATAACCGACGGTAATATTCcttgtttccatggttacatatagattttttttatttttgttttgtttctattacTACTGTATAAACAGAATTTACCGAtggtttcattatttgtttctatGATTACATGTAGCTTTTACCGATGGTTATATTCTTTGTTGCCATCGTGAGAGTTTTAACCTATCTTGGAGTTCTCCGCTTCATCAACCATACATTGGGAAACATGTTAGCATTCTGTACAGGAACGACAACACCGGAGTCAATATGTGCAGCAGCCAACGTGTTTGTAGGAGGGGTAATTATATGTTCTTAATCTTACGTTTATGTAGTGGTAATAACATGTTTGTCTTAACACTGTcattgatgttatatgtcaatgCTGACATTAATGCAGAACCAAGTATGAACAGTCTTACACCGAGCGATTTACTAATTGAATTCCATCACCATCAATGAATGCTTTAAATAGTTCAACTGTATCTAAAGATTACTGATCGATAGCTTATCAAATGTGTTTTGTATGTATAAGTTTCCATACAGCTCTGATATTGTTGTTATGGCTACTGTTGATActcctggtaatgttttagtTATGATGTTCCATGTTGATATACAgttttatattgtgttattaagtATGCATTCTCAGTTACGATATGTTATTTCGTACATGATTTCCAATTTTCTTTAATGATATAgagtttgaaatataaattcGTTACTTAATCGCTGCTTTCTTTATCCTGGACAGGGACAAGCTATTCTCTTTATCAAGGAATATATGAATTACCTGACGGAGTCTGAGATATTCTGTGTGTTTGTGGGGGACGTAGCCTCTATCGGTGGTGGGGCTGTCGTCCTGTACTCCGGCTATGGGGTTAGTATTTCTTCGCCGTTCCTAGTTGTATGATACCGAATCATACTAAATGAATGGGGCACAAAGGTGCATGTGTTACTACAAAATTAAATCTAATTGGTGTTAAGCATGTTTTTGAATACCATTACAACTGATAGTTTTACAGAACTATTGTCGATATCagcaaatgaaaaatatcattgtTATTGGAATTGTAATCAAGACGAAGAAATACCCTGGAAATTCCGCGCTACAATGGCACActacgtacattgtatatgtatttgtatgtatagaggttacaccgctgacgaatggtatttctTTCTCTATCAACTAAAGGAGCAAACAAATTCGTATttattcttcagttacaaaagttacttactttacaccattaccgtcATTGAAAGGTTTGAACTTCTTGTTTAACTTTAAggtaaaaatatctttttttaaattgcgtcccgaaaaaaagtTCTGGCACTAGGTTATATATGGAATAACGTATTGGCTGCACATGaatcaaaggcaaaataaattatttataaatatatttttgtgttaattagacatatatgtacgCGATTACACATCAtttgttgtttaaataaatggtgttatttatgctctgtcggcggttgagCGTCTGAAATGTACAAATGGAATGCAAGCAGCACGTGAAAGTAATACTTACTGGTATATGGCTTCATCTGTACTAATTTATGTGTAAAATTTACAcatcattttatattacttCTAGTGTTAGGACATACACGCGTTGTAGAGGTATATGAGGAGTATTCTATACTTATCAAAACGTAGCTCGTTTGTATTTTAAGTTGTCATAATGGAGTACATAATTTTGCAAAGTAGTACAGTATTAGTAGAACCTATTTTATGCAGGTAAATATTGTTAATCATTGAATAACCCCGTATATGTTCTAAATCTTACCCTGCTGTCGGTCATATTGTATTTACCTTGTGTTCATCGAATGACATATATTCACCGAGGATATTTTAAGACAAGCACGTATGCTTTTCTGTAGAAACTGTAAAACATGTGCACAAAACTAGGTGAAAGTTtggaatattgatgaaaatattttcgaGTTTTTGTTTATGCAGTCAAATCTTTTTAAAAcgataaaatgttaattaaactGTTTCTGTAGTAGATGTGGATATTTGATTTTAGGTAGCCTTCTGTTATGAGAatacctgtataatatatagtcaTCTATGTAATGAGATTATACAACGGCACGAATCGATCAtttatagagaatacatggttagtatcttacaatacaaggtttattttggtgcgagacttaggaaagccgagatgacgaggctttgccgagtcatctcggctttccgtgtcgagttacaccgctgacgaatggtatttctTTCTCTATCAACTAAAGGAGCAAACAATTTCGTATttattcttcagttacaaaagttacttactttacaccattaccgtcATTGAAAGGTTTGAGCTTCTTGTTTAACTTTAaggtaaaatatcttttttttaaattgcgtcccgaaaaaaagtTCTGGCACTAGGTTATATATGGAATAACGTATTGGCTGCACATGaatcaaaggcaaaataaattatttataaatgtatttttgtgttaattaaatatatatgtacgcGATTACACATCAGttgttgtttaaataaatggtgttatttatgctctgtcggcggttgagcatctgAAATGTACCAATGGAATGCAAGCAGCACGTGAAAGTAATACTTACTTGTATATGGCTTCCTCTGTACTAATAAATGTGTAAAATTTACgcattttaaatcattttaaattatatcattttatattacttCTAGTGTTAGGACATACACGCGTTGTAGAGGTATATGAGGAGTATTCTATACTTATCAAAACGTAGCTCGTTTGTATTTTAAGTTGTCATAATGGAGTACATAATTTTGCAAAGTAGTATAGTATTAGTAGAACATATTTTATGCAGGTAAATATTGTTAATCATTGAATAACCCCGTATATGTTCTAAATCTTACCCTGCTGTCGGTCATATTGTATTTACCTTGTGTTCATCGAATGACATATATTCACTGAGGATATTTTAAGACAAGCACGTATGCTTTTCTGTAGAAACTGTAAAACATGTGCACAAAACTAGGTGAAAGTTtggaatattgatgaaaatattttcgaGTTTTTGTTTATGCAGTCAAATCTTTTTAAAAcgataaaatgttaattaaattgtttctgTAGTAGATGTGGATATTTGATTTTAGGTGGTTAAGTTACATGTAAAATGAATTCGCAGCCTTTAATACGTGCCTTCTGttatgataatacatgtataatatatagtcaTCTATGTAATGAGATTATACAACGGCACGAACCGATCAtttatagagaatacatggttagtatcttacaatacaaggtttattttggtgcgagacttaggaaagccgagatgacgaggctttgccgagtcatctcggctttccgtgtcgagatACTAaacgtgtattctgtttatcctgcaattattatggcattcaaaacgaaagcaaattgacagttatttacttggtttcgctcgaagcgtgacgcttctttgatgcggaggtaaatattcattcactaaaccgaatgagagtgtactcctttttactgccgtgggaaataaataagtgCATTCACAAACACCATCCTTAAATCCATTCAGtgtaatatatcactgaaacaatatgaaaatactcaaaaaacaatatatacccgtttaaaaattactttgcaatacatacctttgccatgagccaagaaaaaaacCACACCGCCATACCAGATTTTGGATaccgtaaaaatgacgtcattccgatgaatgtgacgtcacgttttagtgggactgaatgacatttcattcaccggaaggttcaagttctgggtcaagttagaaaaagttccgtcagatatggaacaaattcacgtgatcgtattgacggataaagcacaagtttatccggcagtagttatcggtcagtatgtgggacagttgcaggataattGAGTTGATAGTTGAGTTAATTATCAACTGTGTAAATAAATCGGCAATAGTCCTATTTGTTGAAGGGACATTCGATTGCATTCGGGTCAAGATCATTGGTAATAATAGAACAGTGGAAGAATGTTctaatatgtttaaaaaagcACATTTGATATACTTTCATAAACTTTGATAAACTTTGGAAGGTGTAAACAATACGAAGTGAAGATATTAAATTAATTTGGAATATTGATGTTAACCTTGTAGAATTTTCGTTTATGCTGTCAAACCAAAATTTATAAGGAACTTTATAAGGATATTTCAATAAAAGGACACCAATAAATAGAATATAAGACTGTTTCTATAGAAGTTATCGATATCTGCTTTCCGTAGCTCATACATTTTACTCAAAGTTTTCTGTATGGTATCAAAGGTCCCCGTGGAGTACTTGATATCCGCTTCTGTTCTGTCCGCCCCGGCAGCTCTGGCTGCGGCCAAGCTGAATTATCCAAGTTCGCCATCTCTTCAGATTACGGACGAAAAGATAAAAAAGGACGAACTTGTGAGGTAAAATACATTAACTATCCAGCCTTATGTTGATATTGTGTTActacaaacaaatcatttttttaaataagcgAGAACAAAAGTTGTTTACTTTTAAACATAACgaataaaattatgatattgtaaggtcgattttttttcaatctta
Coding sequences:
- the LOC138314848 gene encoding uncharacterized transporter HI_0519-like — translated: MDKDTEKHTVSPVTENPKTEEMSATQSYKEVPNDPELTIPDDVRKETAIAITITDGEIPEATTPDKLGISEFIAKYKSLFVKATKVTIAGLFLVYVGYCMTVEFGSESSLRLLIGTILVYLYLTWKLLQKWEGFSNIYADLKQLKCQGRIQMKIRKYIRWGLYIAMLVLIGSLVGTAVAKGNYRNLVSLGGLVAFLLLLYVTSLDRANVSWHAVFWGFGIQFIMAIFVLYTSGGKEAVIWCSTRLSELLAHSSKGSEFVFGKDYMQFYFAFSLLPMVIFFVAIVRVLTYLGVLRFINHTLGNMLAFCTGTTTPESICAAANVFVGGGQAILFIKEYMNYLTESEIFCVFVGDVASIGGGAVVLYSGYGVPVEYLISASVLSAPAALAAAKLNYPSSPSLQITDEKIKKDELVSTETNILHALSEGARQGLKFVASISVNILVLLAVLDFIDMSLQWFGARAGLENFNFESISSYLFYPFAFLIGVDIGDCFRVANLLGLRSLIDLSVAYIQMGIYIKNKEIFNEYSSLYNDTLIYEDSYDVYLPQWNQTLIKGILSDRSEVITCYALCGFASLSSLGISIGSISVLAPRYVGAVTKLAPRAVIVGTLACYFTACVAGMIYQE